From Juglans regia cultivar Chandler chromosome 6, Walnut 2.0, whole genome shotgun sequence, the proteins below share one genomic window:
- the LOC108984749 gene encoding transcriptional corepressor SEUSS isoform X1, protein MVPSGPPTQIGGTQSVSPSLLRSNSGMLGGQGGPMPSQTAFPSLASSRTQFNNMNMLGNVPNVSSFLNQSFGNGVPNAALSNPANSQRGGIDTGSESDPLSSVGNGMGFNTPSSSFVASNMANPASSGPVQGQQFSNPSGNQLIPDQQHSQQLESPNFQHSQQPMQQFSATPSAHQQEQFQSIRGGLGGVGPVKLEPQVTNDQRRQQHQFQELRNPGPVKLESQQIQTMRNMVPVKMDPQHSDQSLFLHQQQQQQQQQQFLHMSRQSSQAAAAQINLLHQQRLLQLHQQQQQQQQILKAMPQQRSQLPQQFPQQNLPLRPPVKSGYEPGMCARRLTHYMYRQQHRPEDNNIEFWRKFVAEYFAPDAKKKWCVSMYGSGRQTTGVFPQDVWHCEICNRKPGRGFEATVEVLPRLFKIKYESGTLEELLYVDMPREYHNSSGQIVLDYAKAIQESVFEQLRVVRDGQLRIVFSPDLKICSWEFCARRHEELIPRRLLIPQVSQLGAAAQKYQAAAQNASSNVPVSELQTNCNMFVASARQLAKALEVPLVNDLGYTKRYVRCLQISEVVNSMKELIDYSRETGTGPMESLVKFPRRTSTSSGFHGQSQQPEEQLQQQQQQQNVAQNSNSDQSSVQAAAMQLAVNNGVSGVNNSLNTASTSTSASTIVGLLHQNSMNSRQQNSMTNASSPYGGSSVQIPSPGSSSTIPQAQPNPSPFQSPTPSNNPPQTSHGSLTTAVNHMSTSNSPANMSLQQPTLSSEADPSDSQSSVQKILHELMISNQLHATGGMVGVASMGNDMKNVNGVLPTSNNGLNGGNCLVGNGTVNNNSGIGSGGFGTMGGLGQSAMVNGMRSAMGNNPAMNGRVVMASMARDPSMNHQQQQDMGNQLLSGLGAVNGFNNLQFDWKPSP, encoded by the exons ATGGTACCTTCGGGGCCGCCCACACAGATTGGTGGCACCCAGTCCGTTTCTCCTTCACTCTTGCGTTCGAATTCTGGAATGTTGGGAGGTCAAGGGGGTCCCATGCCTTCTCAGACGGCTTTTCCTTCCCTTGCGTCGTCCAGAACTCAGTTTAATAACATGAATATGCTTGGAAACGTGCCCAATGTGTCATCTTTTCTTAATCAGTCTTTTGGGAATGGAGTTCCCAATGCTGCGCTTTCTAACCCTGCGAATAGCCAGCGTGGAGGTATTGATACTGGGTCTGAGTCGGATCCACTTTCTAGTGTTGGCAATGGTATGGGTTTTAATACTCCTTCATCTTCATTTGTAGCTTCAAACATGGCGAACCCTGCTTCATCTGGGCCGGTTCAGGGTCAGCAATTCTCGAACCCTTCTGGTAACCAGTTAATTCCAGATCAACAGCATTCCCAGCAACTTGAGTCGCCTAATTTCCAACACAGCCAGCAGCCAATGCAACAGTTCTCTGCAACACCCAGTGCCCACCAGCAGGAGCAATTTCAATCAATACGAGGTGGCTTAGGTGGTGTTGGACCTGTAAAATTGGAGCCCCAGGTGACAAATGATCAGCGGAGACAGCAGCATCAGTTTCAAGAGCTAAGAAATCCTGGTCCAGTGAAACTGGAATCGCAACAAATTCAGACAATGAGAAATATGGTGCCAGTAAAAATGGATCCCCAACATTCTGATCAATCATTAtttctgcatcaacagcagcagcaacaacaacagcaacaatTCCTACACATGTCAAGGCAGTCCTCTCAGGCTGCTGCTGCCCAAATTAATCTTTTGCATCAACAAAGACTCTTGCAGCTACACcagcaacaacagcaacaacagCAAATCTTGAAGGCAATGCCTCAGCAGCGTTCCCAATTACCGCAGCAGTTTCCACAGCAGAATTTGCCTTTGAGACCACCTGTAAAATCAGGCTATGAACCTGGGATGTGTGCTCGACGTCTCACCCATTACATGTATCGGCAACAACATAGACCCGAA GACAACAATATTGAATTCTGGAGGAAATTTGTTGCTGAGTACTTTGCTCCCGATGCCAAAAAGAAGTGGTGTGTTTCCATGTATGGAAGTGGCCGGCAAACAACTGGAGTTTTTCCTCAG GATGTGTGGCACTGTGAAATATGCAATCGCAAGCCTGGCCGGGGTTTTG AAGCAACCGTTGAGGTTCTTCCTAggcttttcaaaatcaaatacgAAAGTGGTACTTTGGAAGAGCTTCTTTATGTTGATATGCCCCGTGAATATCATAACTCATCTGGTCAGATTGTCTTGGACTATGCAAAAGCAATACAGGAAAGTGTTTTTGAGCAACTTCGTGTTGTTCGTGATGGTCAACTTCGGATAGTTTTCTCTCCAGACCTAAAG ATATGCTCTTGGGAATTCTGTGCTCGGCGTCATGAAGAGCTCATACCTCGAAGATTGTTGATACCTCAG GTTAGTCAACTTGGAGCTGCTGCTCAAAAATACCAGGCTGCTGCTCAAAATGCATCATCCAATGTACCTGTTTCAGAGTTGCAAACTAATTGTAACAT GTTTGTAGCGTCAGCTCGACAGTTAGCGAAAGCCTTGGAAGTGCCTTTGGTAAATGATTTAGGATATACAAAGAGATACGTACGTTGCCTTCAG ATATCAGAAGTGGTTAATAGTATGAAAGAGTTGATTGATTATAGCCGAGAAACAGGGACGGGACCTATGG AAAGCTTGGTCAAGTTTCCTCGGAGGACAAGTACTTCGTCTGGGTTTCATGGTCAGTCTCAACAGCCTGAGGAGCAGCTACAACAGCAACAACAGCAGCAGAATGTGGCCCAGAACTCAAACAGTGATCAAAGCTCTGTCCAGGCTGCTGCAATGCAACTTGCTGTTAACAATGGTGTGTCTGGTGTAAATAATTCCCTAAACACAGCATCCACGTCAACCTCAGCAAGCACAATTGTTGGGCTTCTCCATCAGAACTCCATGAACTCCAGACAGCAGAATTCTATGACCAATGCAAGCAGTCCTTACGGAGGAAGTTCTGTTCAGATTCCTTCCCCCGGTTCTTCCAGTACTATTCCACAGGCACAACCCAACCCATCCCCATTCCAATCACCAACACCGTCTAACAATCCACCACAAACGTCTCATGGCTCCTTAACAACAGCTGTCAATCACATGAGTACCTCGAATTCACCTGCTAATATGTCCTTGCAACAGCCAACTCTTTCCAGCGAGGCTGACCCGAGTGATTCGCAGAGTTCTGTCCAGAAAATCctacatgagttgatgatatcCAACCAACTTCATGCGACAGGTGGTATGGTTGGTGTTGCTTCTATGGGGAATGACATGAAAAATGTTAATGGGGTTTTACCAACAAGCAACAATGGTCTCAATGGTGGCAACTGCTTAGTGGGGAATGGGACGGTCAACAATAACTCAGGTATTGGGAGTGGTGGATTTGGCACCATGGGTGGACTTGGTCAGTCGGCCATGGTTAATGGAATGAGATCGGCAATGGGAAATAACCCCGCCATGAATGGAAGGGTAGTAATGGCATCAATGGCTCGGGACCCAAGTATGAATCATCAACAACAGCAGGATATGGGAAACCAACTGCTTAGTGGACTAGGAGCAGTTAACGGGTTTAATAATCTTCAGTTTGATTGGAAACCGTCTCCATGA
- the LOC108984749 gene encoding transcriptional corepressor SEUSS isoform X2, producing MVPSGPPTQIGGTQSVSPSLLRSNSGMLGGQGGPMPSQTAFPSLASSRTQFNNMNMLGNVPNVSSFLNQSFGNGVPNAALSNPANSQRGASNMANPASSGPVQGQQFSNPSGNQLIPDQQHSQQLESPNFQHSQQPMQQFSATPSAHQQEQFQSIRGGLGGVGPVKLEPQVTNDQRRQQHQFQELRNPGPVKLESQQIQTMRNMVPVKMDPQHSDQSLFLHQQQQQQQQQQFLHMSRQSSQAAAAQINLLHQQRLLQLHQQQQQQQQILKAMPQQRSQLPQQFPQQNLPLRPPVKSGYEPGMCARRLTHYMYRQQHRPEDNNIEFWRKFVAEYFAPDAKKKWCVSMYGSGRQTTGVFPQDVWHCEICNRKPGRGFEATVEVLPRLFKIKYESGTLEELLYVDMPREYHNSSGQIVLDYAKAIQESVFEQLRVVRDGQLRIVFSPDLKICSWEFCARRHEELIPRRLLIPQVSQLGAAAQKYQAAAQNASSNVPVSELQTNCNMFVASARQLAKALEVPLVNDLGYTKRYVRCLQISEVVNSMKELIDYSRETGTGPMESLVKFPRRTSTSSGFHGQSQQPEEQLQQQQQQQNVAQNSNSDQSSVQAAAMQLAVNNGVSGVNNSLNTASTSTSASTIVGLLHQNSMNSRQQNSMTNASSPYGGSSVQIPSPGSSSTIPQAQPNPSPFQSPTPSNNPPQTSHGSLTTAVNHMSTSNSPANMSLQQPTLSSEADPSDSQSSVQKILHELMISNQLHATGGMVGVASMGNDMKNVNGVLPTSNNGLNGGNCLVGNGTVNNNSGIGSGGFGTMGGLGQSAMVNGMRSAMGNNPAMNGRVVMASMARDPSMNHQQQQDMGNQLLSGLGAVNGFNNLQFDWKPSP from the exons ATGGTACCTTCGGGGCCGCCCACACAGATTGGTGGCACCCAGTCCGTTTCTCCTTCACTCTTGCGTTCGAATTCTGGAATGTTGGGAGGTCAAGGGGGTCCCATGCCTTCTCAGACGGCTTTTCCTTCCCTTGCGTCGTCCAGAACTCAGTTTAATAACATGAATATGCTTGGAAACGTGCCCAATGTGTCATCTTTTCTTAATCAGTCTTTTGGGAATGGAGTTCCCAATGCTGCGCTTTCTAACCCTGCGAATAGCCAGCGTGGAG CTTCAAACATGGCGAACCCTGCTTCATCTGGGCCGGTTCAGGGTCAGCAATTCTCGAACCCTTCTGGTAACCAGTTAATTCCAGATCAACAGCATTCCCAGCAACTTGAGTCGCCTAATTTCCAACACAGCCAGCAGCCAATGCAACAGTTCTCTGCAACACCCAGTGCCCACCAGCAGGAGCAATTTCAATCAATACGAGGTGGCTTAGGTGGTGTTGGACCTGTAAAATTGGAGCCCCAGGTGACAAATGATCAGCGGAGACAGCAGCATCAGTTTCAAGAGCTAAGAAATCCTGGTCCAGTGAAACTGGAATCGCAACAAATTCAGACAATGAGAAATATGGTGCCAGTAAAAATGGATCCCCAACATTCTGATCAATCATTAtttctgcatcaacagcagcagcaacaacaacagcaacaatTCCTACACATGTCAAGGCAGTCCTCTCAGGCTGCTGCTGCCCAAATTAATCTTTTGCATCAACAAAGACTCTTGCAGCTACACcagcaacaacagcaacaacagCAAATCTTGAAGGCAATGCCTCAGCAGCGTTCCCAATTACCGCAGCAGTTTCCACAGCAGAATTTGCCTTTGAGACCACCTGTAAAATCAGGCTATGAACCTGGGATGTGTGCTCGACGTCTCACCCATTACATGTATCGGCAACAACATAGACCCGAA GACAACAATATTGAATTCTGGAGGAAATTTGTTGCTGAGTACTTTGCTCCCGATGCCAAAAAGAAGTGGTGTGTTTCCATGTATGGAAGTGGCCGGCAAACAACTGGAGTTTTTCCTCAG GATGTGTGGCACTGTGAAATATGCAATCGCAAGCCTGGCCGGGGTTTTG AAGCAACCGTTGAGGTTCTTCCTAggcttttcaaaatcaaatacgAAAGTGGTACTTTGGAAGAGCTTCTTTATGTTGATATGCCCCGTGAATATCATAACTCATCTGGTCAGATTGTCTTGGACTATGCAAAAGCAATACAGGAAAGTGTTTTTGAGCAACTTCGTGTTGTTCGTGATGGTCAACTTCGGATAGTTTTCTCTCCAGACCTAAAG ATATGCTCTTGGGAATTCTGTGCTCGGCGTCATGAAGAGCTCATACCTCGAAGATTGTTGATACCTCAG GTTAGTCAACTTGGAGCTGCTGCTCAAAAATACCAGGCTGCTGCTCAAAATGCATCATCCAATGTACCTGTTTCAGAGTTGCAAACTAATTGTAACAT GTTTGTAGCGTCAGCTCGACAGTTAGCGAAAGCCTTGGAAGTGCCTTTGGTAAATGATTTAGGATATACAAAGAGATACGTACGTTGCCTTCAG ATATCAGAAGTGGTTAATAGTATGAAAGAGTTGATTGATTATAGCCGAGAAACAGGGACGGGACCTATGG AAAGCTTGGTCAAGTTTCCTCGGAGGACAAGTACTTCGTCTGGGTTTCATGGTCAGTCTCAACAGCCTGAGGAGCAGCTACAACAGCAACAACAGCAGCAGAATGTGGCCCAGAACTCAAACAGTGATCAAAGCTCTGTCCAGGCTGCTGCAATGCAACTTGCTGTTAACAATGGTGTGTCTGGTGTAAATAATTCCCTAAACACAGCATCCACGTCAACCTCAGCAAGCACAATTGTTGGGCTTCTCCATCAGAACTCCATGAACTCCAGACAGCAGAATTCTATGACCAATGCAAGCAGTCCTTACGGAGGAAGTTCTGTTCAGATTCCTTCCCCCGGTTCTTCCAGTACTATTCCACAGGCACAACCCAACCCATCCCCATTCCAATCACCAACACCGTCTAACAATCCACCACAAACGTCTCATGGCTCCTTAACAACAGCTGTCAATCACATGAGTACCTCGAATTCACCTGCTAATATGTCCTTGCAACAGCCAACTCTTTCCAGCGAGGCTGACCCGAGTGATTCGCAGAGTTCTGTCCAGAAAATCctacatgagttgatgatatcCAACCAACTTCATGCGACAGGTGGTATGGTTGGTGTTGCTTCTATGGGGAATGACATGAAAAATGTTAATGGGGTTTTACCAACAAGCAACAATGGTCTCAATGGTGGCAACTGCTTAGTGGGGAATGGGACGGTCAACAATAACTCAGGTATTGGGAGTGGTGGATTTGGCACCATGGGTGGACTTGGTCAGTCGGCCATGGTTAATGGAATGAGATCGGCAATGGGAAATAACCCCGCCATGAATGGAAGGGTAGTAATGGCATCAATGGCTCGGGACCCAAGTATGAATCATCAACAACAGCAGGATATGGGAAACCAACTGCTTAGTGGACTAGGAGCAGTTAACGGGTTTAATAATCTTCAGTTTGATTGGAAACCGTCTCCATGA
- the LOC108984750 gene encoding thioredoxin M-type, chloroplastic-like, translated as MALMENCFQVSTVCTTRAAALQCYHPFSSKEKLRLPTCNVFKNSILSSSLSSSSYPHSLGTRFRKSSIVCKAREALNEVQVVTDSSWDGLVIASDNPVLVEFWAPWCGPCRMIAPVIDELAKEYAGKILCCKVNTDDCPNIATKYGIRSIPTVLFFKNGEKKESVIGAVPKSTLSATVEKYIEA; from the exons ATGGCTCTCATGGAGAACTGTTTTCAAGTTAGCACAGTATGCACTACAAGAGCTGCAGCTCTACAATGTTACCAtccattttcttcaaaagaaaaacttcGTCTCCCGACATGTAATGTATTTAAGAATTCCATACTATCCTCTTCTTTATCATCTTCATCTTACCCTCATTCCCTCGGCACCAGATTCCGAAAATCAAGCATTGTCTGCAAAGCTCGTGAAGCTTTGAATGAAG TTCAAGTGGTGACAGATTCAAGCTGGGATGGCCTTGTCATTGCAAGTGACAACCCAGTTCTGGTGGAGTTTTGGGCACCATGGTGCGGACCATGTAGGATGATTGCACCCGTGATTGATGAACTAGCAAAAGAATATGCAGGAAAGATTCTCTGCTGCAAGGTTAACACAGATGACTGCCCCAACATTGCCACCAAGTATGGAATAAGAAGCATTCCAACCGTACTGTTTTTCAAgaatggagaaaagaaagagagtgtGATTGGTGCAGTGCCCAAGTCCACCTTATCTGCTACCGTAGAGAAATATATAGAGGCCTGA